One region of Streptococcus salivarius genomic DNA includes:
- a CDS encoding aminopeptidase produces MVLPNFKENLEKYAKLLVANGINVQPGHTVALSIDVEQAELAHLLVKEAYALGAAEVIVQWSDDIINRERFLHADMDRIEEVPAYKKAEMEYLLAKKASRLGVRSSDPGALNGVAPERLSAHAKATGVAFKPMQVVTQSNKVSWTVAAAAGKEWAKKVFPDASSDEEAVDLLWDQIFKTCRVYEEDPVRAWKEHADRLDAKARLLNEAQFSALHYQAPGTDLTLGLPKNHVWESAGAINAQGEGFLPNMPTEEVFTAPDFRRADGYVSSTKPLSYNGNIIEGIKVTFKDGEIVDITADQGDEVMKNLVFNNNGARALGECALVPDPSPISQSGITFFNTLFDENASNHLAIGAAYATSVKGGADMTEEELKEAGLNRSDVHVDFMIGSNQMDIDGIRQDGSRVPIFRNGDWVI; encoded by the coding sequence ATGGTTTTACCAAATTTTAAAGAAAATCTTGAGAAATATGCTAAATTACTGGTTGCTAATGGGATTAATGTGCAACCTGGTCATACAGTGGCCTTGAGCATTGATGTAGAACAAGCAGAGCTAGCACACCTCTTAGTTAAAGAAGCCTATGCTTTAGGAGCAGCTGAGGTAATCGTTCAATGGTCAGATGATATTATTAATCGCGAGCGCTTCTTGCATGCTGATATGGACCGCATCGAAGAGGTTCCTGCCTATAAAAAAGCTGAGATGGAATATTTGTTGGCCAAGAAGGCAAGTCGCTTAGGTGTTCGTTCATCAGATCCAGGTGCCCTTAATGGTGTAGCTCCTGAACGTTTATCTGCTCATGCTAAAGCTACTGGAGTGGCTTTTAAACCTATGCAGGTGGTAACTCAGTCTAATAAGGTTAGTTGGACTGTAGCTGCTGCAGCTGGTAAGGAATGGGCTAAGAAGGTCTTTCCCGATGCTTCGAGTGATGAGGAAGCTGTAGATTTACTTTGGGACCAAATTTTCAAGACTTGTCGTGTCTATGAAGAGGACCCTGTACGTGCTTGGAAGGAACATGCTGACCGCTTGGATGCTAAAGCACGCCTACTCAATGAAGCACAATTCTCAGCCTTACACTACCAAGCACCTGGAACAGATTTGACTCTAGGATTGCCTAAAAACCATGTTTGGGAGTCTGCAGGTGCCATTAATGCGCAAGGTGAAGGTTTCCTTCCTAATATGCCAACAGAAGAGGTCTTTACGGCACCAGATTTTCGTCGTGCAGATGGTTATGTCTCAAGCACAAAGCCTCTAAGCTACAATGGTAATATTATTGAGGGAATCAAGGTAACCTTCAAAGATGGTGAAATTGTAGATATCACAGCGGACCAAGGTGATGAAGTGATGAAGAATCTCGTCTTCAACAATAATGGGGCGCGTGCTCTAGGTGAATGTGCTTTGGTACCAGATCCAAGTCCTATTTCACAGTCAGGTATCACTTTCTTTAACACTCTTTTTGATGAGAATGCATCCAACCACCTAGCTATTGGAGCAGCCTATGCTACCAGTGTTAAGGGAGGGGCAGACATGACAGAAGAGGAGCTTAAGGAAGCTGGTCTTAATCGTTCTGATGTACACGTAGACTTTATGATTGGTTCAAATCAAATGGATATTGATGGTATCCGCCAAGATGGTAGTCGTGTACCGATCTTCCGAAATGGGGATTGGGTAATCTAA
- a CDS encoding GlsB/YeaQ/YmgE family stress response membrane protein, with protein MIGSMIVGFLIGLIASAISNRGEHMGCIGKTFVGWLGAFVGQLLFGNWGPMLADTAIVPSVLGAVILLALFWNRNS; from the coding sequence ATGATTGGAAGTATGATAGTTGGTTTTCTAATTGGCCTTATTGCCTCTGCTATATCAAATAGGGGTGAACATATGGGCTGTATTGGTAAGACCTTTGTTGGATGGCTAGGTGCTTTTGTTGGTCAGCTTCTTTTTGGAAATTGGGGACCGATGCTAGCAGATACTGCTATCGTTCCTTCAGTACTAGGTGCTGTTATCTTATTAGCCCTTTTTTGGAATCGTAATAGTTAG
- a CDS encoding MarR family winged helix-turn-helix transcriptional regulator produces MSDLDKNMAVKSMVVMRKAFRTIDAKVSETFKEFNLTPTQFGVMDVLNAKGRMKIGELIDRMLATSGNMTVVIKNMEKKGWLTREACQTDKRAFEVDLTDEGRRIIQAAIPPHQRAIEETFSVLTPEEQAQLVELLKKFKNV; encoded by the coding sequence ATGAGTGACTTAGATAAAAACATGGCTGTAAAAAGTATGGTAGTTATGCGTAAGGCTTTTCGTACCATCGATGCCAAGGTTTCTGAGACCTTTAAAGAATTTAATTTGACACCAACTCAATTTGGAGTCATGGACGTGCTTAATGCCAAAGGACGTATGAAGATTGGCGAATTAATTGACCGCATGCTTGCCACCTCCGGGAATATGACTGTTGTCATTAAAAATATGGAGAAAAAAGGTTGGTTGACGCGAGAAGCCTGCCAAACAGATAAGCGTGCTTTCGAGGTTGATTTGACGGATGAGGGCCGTCGTATTATTCAAGCAGCAATCCCGCCACATCAGCGAGCTATTGAGGAGACTTTTTCCGTTCTGACACCTGAAGAGCAGGCACAGTTGGTAGAGCTCCTGAAAAAATTTAAGAATGTCTGA
- a CDS encoding NAD(P)H-dependent oxidoreductase, with the protein MKNILFIVGSLRKGSFNHQLAEEAEKMLAGKANISYLDYSQVPVFNQDLESPVLPVLAEVREQVLAADAIWIFSPVYNFSIPGPVKNLLDWLSRALDLSDPSGPSALQDKIVTVSSVANGGHNQLFDAYKDLLPFIRTQVVGDFTATRVNDTAWADGKFLATEEVLESLQNQAEALIEAIK; encoded by the coding sequence ATGAAAAACATTCTATTTATCGTTGGGTCTCTTCGTAAGGGATCATTTAACCACCAACTAGCAGAAGAAGCTGAGAAAATGCTAGCTGGTAAAGCTAATATTTCTTATCTTGACTATAGTCAAGTACCTGTTTTTAATCAGGATTTAGAAAGTCCAGTTCTTCCTGTTTTGGCAGAAGTTCGAGAGCAGGTCTTGGCAGCAGACGCAATTTGGATTTTCTCACCGGTTTATAATTTCTCAATTCCTGGGCCAGTGAAAAATTTGCTTGACTGGTTGAGCCGTGCCCTTGACCTATCAGATCCTTCAGGGCCATCAGCTCTTCAAGATAAGATTGTAACCGTGTCATCAGTTGCTAATGGTGGTCACAATCAACTTTTTGATGCCTACAAAGACTTGTTACCATTTATCCGTACCCAAGTGGTTGGTGATTTTACAGCGACACGTGTAAATGATACAGCCTGGGCAGATGGGAAATTCCTAGCAACTGAAGAAGTTCTTGAAAGCCTTCAGAATCAAGCGGAAGCTTTGATTGAAGCGATTAAATAA
- the ahpF gene encoding alkyl hydroperoxide reductase subunit F has protein sequence MVLDKEIKTQLAQYLNLLESDIVLQTDLGDDDNSRKVKEFLDEIAAMSDRISLESTHLKRQPSFGIAQKGQKSRVIFSGLPMGHEFTSFILALLQVSGRPPKVDEDTIERIKKIDKPIDLETYVSLTCHNCPDVVQAFNIMAVLNPNITHTMIEGGMYQDEVKAKGIMSVPTVYKDQEEFTSGRATIEQLVEKLDGPLDADAFADKGVYDVLVIGGGPAGNSAAIYAARKGLKTGLLAETFGGQVIETVGIENMIGTLYTEGPKLMAQVEEHTKSYDVDIIKSQLATGIEKKELIEVTLANGAVLKSKTAILALGAKWRNINVPGEEEFRNKGVTYCPHCDGPLFEGKNVAVIGGGNSGLEAALDLAGITKHVTVLEFLPELKADQVLQERAAKTDNLTILKNVATKEIVGQDHVTGLNYVERDTNEEKHLDLEGVFVQIGLVPSTAWLKDSGIELNERQEIIVDKFGSTNIPGIFAAGDCTDSAYKQIIISMGSGATAAIGAFDYLIRQ, from the coding sequence ATGGTCTTAGATAAAGAAATCAAGACGCAATTAGCACAATATTTAAATTTACTAGAATCTGATATTGTATTACAAACAGACTTAGGGGATGACGATAATTCTCGAAAAGTAAAAGAATTTCTAGACGAGATTGCCGCTATGTCTGACCGCATTAGTCTTGAATCAACACATTTAAAACGTCAACCTAGTTTTGGTATTGCACAAAAAGGGCAAAAAAGTCGTGTTATTTTCTCAGGCTTACCAATGGGCCACGAATTCACATCTTTCATTTTAGCTCTCTTGCAAGTTTCTGGTCGTCCACCTAAAGTTGATGAGGACACTATCGAACGTATCAAGAAGATTGATAAACCCATCGATTTAGAGACTTATGTTTCATTAACTTGTCACAATTGTCCGGACGTTGTTCAAGCTTTTAATATAATGGCTGTTTTGAACCCAAATATCACTCACACCATGATTGAAGGTGGTATGTATCAGGATGAGGTCAAAGCCAAAGGTATCATGTCTGTTCCTACGGTTTACAAAGACCAAGAAGAATTTACATCTGGTCGTGCAACCATTGAACAGCTTGTAGAAAAATTGGACGGACCACTTGATGCTGATGCTTTCGCTGATAAAGGTGTCTATGATGTTTTGGTTATTGGTGGTGGTCCTGCTGGAAACAGTGCTGCCATCTATGCTGCCCGTAAAGGTTTAAAAACTGGTCTTTTAGCAGAAACCTTTGGTGGACAAGTTATCGAGACAGTCGGCATTGAGAATATGATTGGTACGCTATATACAGAAGGTCCTAAGTTAATGGCCCAAGTTGAAGAGCATACGAAATCTTATGATGTTGATATCATCAAAAGTCAATTAGCTACTGGCATCGAAAAGAAAGAACTTATTGAAGTGACATTGGCTAACGGTGCCGTTTTAAAATCCAAAACTGCTATCCTAGCTCTCGGAGCCAAATGGCGTAATATCAACGTTCCTGGCGAGGAAGAATTCCGCAATAAAGGGGTTACTTACTGCCCACACTGTGATGGACCACTATTTGAAGGAAAGAATGTTGCAGTTATCGGTGGTGGTAACTCAGGTTTGGAAGCGGCTTTAGATTTAGCAGGCATTACTAAACATGTTACGGTCTTAGAGTTCTTACCTGAATTAAAGGCAGATCAAGTCTTACAAGAACGAGCTGCTAAAACTGATAATCTCACCATTCTTAAGAACGTTGCAACCAAAGAAATTGTTGGTCAAGATCATGTAACTGGTTTGAATTACGTTGAGCGTGATACAAACGAAGAAAAACATCTTGATCTTGAAGGTGTCTTTGTTCAAATTGGTCTTGTACCAAGTACTGCTTGGCTCAAAGATAGTGGTATTGAACTCAATGAGCGCCAAGAAATTATCGTTGATAAATTTGGTTCAACAAATATCCCTGGTATTTTTGCTGCAGGTGACTGTACAGATAGCGCCTACAAGCAAATCATTATCTCCATGGGTTCTGGTGCTACAGCTGCTATTGGAGCCTTTGATTACTTGATTAGACAATAA
- the ahpC gene encoding alkyl hydroperoxide reductase subunit C has product MSLVGKEIIEFSAQAYHNGEFITVTDEDIKGKWAVFCFYPADFSFVCPTELGDLQEQYEALKSLGVEVYSVSTDTHFVHKAWHDDSDVVGTITYPMIGDPSHHISQGFDVLGQDGLAQRGTFIIDPDGVIQMMEINADGIGRDASTLIDKVRAAQYIRQHPGEVCPAKWKEGAETLTPSLDLVGKI; this is encoded by the coding sequence TTGTCATTAGTCGGAAAAGAAATTATTGAATTTTCAGCACAAGCTTACCACAACGGGGAATTCATTACTGTTACAGATGAAGATATTAAGGGAAAATGGGCTGTTTTCTGCTTCTACCCTGCAGATTTTTCATTTGTCTGCCCAACTGAACTCGGTGACCTTCAAGAACAATATGAAGCTCTTAAATCTCTTGGTGTAGAGGTTTACTCTGTCTCTACTGACACTCACTTTGTTCACAAAGCTTGGCATGATGACTCAGATGTTGTTGGAACTATTACTTATCCTATGATTGGAGATCCTTCACACCACATCTCACAAGGCTTTGATGTTCTTGGGCAAGATGGTCTCGCACAACGTGGTACATTCATCATTGATCCAGATGGCGTTATCCAAATGATGGAAATTAACGCTGATGGTATCGGACGTGATGCAAGCACTCTTATTGATAAAGTTCGTGCTGCTCAATATATTCGTCAACATCCAGGTGAAGTTTGTCCAGCCAAATGGAAAGAAGGAGCTGAAACACTTACTCCTAGCTTAGATCTTGTAGGTAAAATTTAA
- the rpsB gene encoding 30S ribosomal protein S2, translating to MAVISMKQLLEAGVHFGHQTRRWNPKMAKYIFTERNGIHVIDLQQTVKMADTAYEFVREAAANDAVILFVGTKKQAAEAVAEEATRAGQYYINHRWLGGTLTNWDTIQKRIARLKEIKQMEADGTFEVLPKKEVALLNKQRARLEKFLGGIEDMPRIPDVIYIVDPHKEQIAVKEAKKLGIPVVAMVDTNADPDEIDVIIPANDDAIRAVKLITSKMADAIIEGNQGEDASADFQEAAAADSIEEIVEVVEGDNN from the coding sequence ATGGCAGTAATTTCAATGAAACAACTTCTTGAGGCTGGTGTTCACTTCGGTCACCAAACTCGTCGCTGGAATCCTAAGATGGCTAAGTACATCTTCACAGAACGTAACGGGATCCACGTTATCGACTTGCAACAAACTGTAAAAATGGCTGATACAGCTTACGAATTCGTTCGTGAAGCAGCAGCTAACGATGCAGTAATCTTGTTCGTTGGTACTAAAAAACAAGCAGCTGAAGCAGTAGCTGAAGAAGCAACTCGTGCTGGTCAATACTACATCAACCACCGTTGGTTGGGTGGTACTCTTACAAACTGGGATACTATCCAAAAACGTATCGCTCGTTTGAAAGAAATCAAACAAATGGAAGCTGATGGAACTTTCGAAGTTCTTCCTAAGAAAGAAGTTGCACTTCTTAACAAACAACGTGCACGTCTTGAAAAATTCTTGGGTGGTATCGAAGATATGCCTCGCATTCCAGATGTAATCTACATCGTTGACCCACACAAAGAACAAATCGCTGTTAAAGAAGCTAAAAAACTTGGTATCCCAGTTGTAGCGATGGTTGATACAAACGCTGATCCAGATGAGATTGATGTAATCATCCCAGCTAACGATGACGCTATCCGTGCCGTTAAATTGATCACTTCAAAAATGGCTGATGCTATCATCGAAGGTAACCAAGGTGAAGATGCTTCTGCAGATTTCCAAGAAGCAGCTGCAGCTGATTCAATCGAAGAAATCGTTGAAGTTGTCGAAGGTGACAACAACTAA
- the tsf gene encoding translation elongation factor Ts has protein sequence MAEITAKLVKELREKSGAGVMDAKKALVEVEGDIEKAIELLREKGMAKAAKKADRVAAEGLTGVYVNGNVAAVVEVNAETDFVAKNAQFVELVNETAKVIAEGKPANNEEALALTMPSGETLEAAYVTATATIGEKISFRRFAVVEKTDAQHFGAYQHNGGRIGVVSVIEGGDDALAKQISMHIAAMKPTVLSYTELDEQFVKDELAQLNHAIDQDNESRAMVNKPALPHLKYGSKAQLTDAVLAQAEEDIKAELAAEGKPEKIWDKIIPGKMDRFLLDNTKVDQAYTLLAQVYIMDDSKTVEAYLESVNASVVEFVRFEVGEGIEKASNDFESEVAATMAAALNN, from the coding sequence ATGGCAGAAATTACAGCTAAACTTGTTAAAGAATTGCGTGAAAAATCTGGTGCTGGTGTCATGGACGCTAAAAAAGCATTGGTTGAAGTTGAAGGTGATATCGAAAAAGCAATTGAATTGCTTCGCGAAAAAGGTATGGCTAAAGCAGCTAAGAAAGCTGACCGTGTTGCAGCTGAAGGTTTGACTGGTGTTTACGTTAACGGTAACGTTGCAGCAGTTGTTGAAGTTAACGCTGAAACTGACTTCGTTGCGAAGAACGCTCAATTCGTTGAGTTGGTAAACGAAACAGCTAAAGTAATTGCTGAAGGTAAACCAGCTAACAACGAAGAAGCACTTGCATTGACTATGCCTTCAGGTGAAACTCTTGAAGCTGCATACGTAACTGCTACAGCTACTATCGGTGAAAAGATTTCATTCCGTCGTTTTGCAGTTGTTGAGAAAACTGATGCACAACACTTCGGAGCTTACCAACACAACGGTGGACGTATCGGTGTTGTTTCAGTTATCGAAGGTGGAGATGATGCTCTTGCAAAACAAATCTCAATGCACATCGCAGCGATGAAACCAACTGTTCTTTCATACACTGAATTGGACGAACAATTTGTTAAAGATGAATTGGCACAACTTAACCACGCTATCGATCAAGATAACGAAAGCCGTGCTATGGTTAACAAACCAGCTCTTCCACACCTTAAATATGGTTCTAAAGCTCAATTGACTGATGCTGTTCTTGCTCAAGCTGAAGAAGATATCAAAGCTGAGTTGGCTGCTGAAGGTAAACCAGAAAAAATCTGGGATAAAATCATCCCAGGTAAAATGGACCGCTTCTTGCTTGACAACACTAAAGTTGACCAAGCATACACACTTCTTGCTCAAGTTTACATCATGGACGACAGCAAAACAGTTGAAGCTTACCTTGAATCAGTAAACGCTTCAGTAGTAGAATTCGTTCGCTTTGAAGTTGGTGAAGGTATCGAAAAAGCATCTAACGACTTTGAA